One Tunturibacter gelidoferens genomic region harbors:
- a CDS encoding aldo/keto reductase: MQYKTLGDTGLLVSTLCFGTMTFHGGAGLFRAIGTVDQSGADELIKSSIDAGINFFDTADVYSEGESEKALGQSLKNLNIARNSVVIATKVFGRTGQGRNDVGASRGHIMDAVDASLRRLQTDHIDLYQIHGNDTVTPIEETLRALDTLVQQGKVRYIGVSNWQAWKITKALGISQFKNLARFDTLQAYYSIAGRDLERDLVPLLEAEKTGLLVWSPLAGGLLSGKFSRENQRPEGSRRSEFDFPIVDKERTWRILDVMAPIAKAHNCSPARISLAWLLEKPVVTSIIIGAKRLDQLNDNLAAVDLKLTPEELKQLDEVSALPPEYPGWMLPFQSVNRIEPIARTVPVTPKS; the protein is encoded by the coding sequence ATGCAATACAAAACTCTCGGCGACACCGGCCTCCTCGTCTCCACCCTCTGCTTCGGCACCATGACCTTCCACGGCGGCGCCGGCCTCTTCCGCGCCATCGGCACCGTCGACCAATCCGGAGCCGATGAACTCATCAAGTCCTCCATCGACGCCGGCATCAACTTCTTCGACACCGCTGACGTCTACTCCGAAGGCGAGAGCGAAAAAGCCCTCGGCCAGTCCCTCAAAAATCTCAACATCGCCCGCAACAGCGTCGTCATCGCCACCAAAGTCTTCGGACGCACCGGCCAAGGCCGCAACGACGTCGGCGCCTCCCGCGGCCACATCATGGACGCCGTCGATGCCAGCCTCCGCCGCCTCCAGACCGACCACATCGACCTCTACCAGATTCACGGCAACGACACCGTCACCCCAATCGAAGAGACCCTCCGCGCCCTCGACACCCTCGTCCAGCAAGGAAAGGTTCGCTACATCGGCGTCTCCAACTGGCAGGCCTGGAAGATCACCAAAGCCCTCGGCATCTCCCAGTTCAAAAACCTCGCCCGCTTCGACACCCTCCAGGCCTATTACTCCATCGCCGGCCGCGACCTCGAGCGCGATCTCGTTCCTCTCCTCGAAGCCGAAAAGACCGGCCTCCTCGTCTGGAGCCCACTCGCCGGCGGCCTGCTCTCCGGCAAGTTCTCCCGCGAAAATCAGCGTCCCGAAGGCTCCCGCCGCTCCGAGTTCGACTTCCCCATCGTCGACAAAGAGCGCACCTGGCGCATCCTCGACGTCATGGCCCCCATCGCCAAGGCCCACAACTGCAGCCCCGCCCGCATCTCCCTAGCCTGGCTGTTAGAAAAGCCCGTCGTCACCTCCATCATCATCGGAGCCAAACGCCTCGACCAGCTCAACGACAATCTCGCCGCCGTCGATCTCAAACTCACACCCGAAGAACTCAAGCAGCTCGACGAGGTCAGCGCCTTGCCACCCGAGTACCCCGGCTGGATGCTCCCCTTCCAAAGCGTCAACCGCATCGAGCCCATCGCCCGCACCGTGCCAGTCACGCCGAAGAGCTAG
- a CDS encoding glutamine synthetase family protein, which produces MLSEFRDFLELSYGELEDLNLAAKEQRRNRVAADVIREERLKYLTDERRIKAVTVLFSDLEGRLHMLDYDKKFLVKSYDNLTFDGSSIRGFTAQRESDLRLGIDWSAFYWVPADVFGAGKVMVFGEVIDKNGATYSADIRGVLKQFSQELFDKNGYTLNAANEIEGFLFEGIDAERSYHDTGSFEYVNKGGYYHSLPGDPLREFIDTTAEVQRAMGFENEKDHPEVAPSQFEINYSYGEVVAAADQIQLYKLICRQVATQMGMTASFLPKPVVGVNGSGMHTNISITKGGKNLFWDPKGEEKISKMAWQFTDRILTHGNDICLLLNASVNAYRRLDPHFEAPNQIKASATDRGSMVRIPIGNEKSARVEVRSVGPDANPYLVLYSIFKSGLHGETSKIKNLRQAERYLPDNVYTALENFRAAEWTTTLLGEDVKARYADLKQASADRCARLLGTIVKAPEVQFHHDVYNQLLWNIF; this is translated from the coding sequence ATTTTGAGCGAATTTCGTGATTTTCTGGAGCTTTCGTATGGCGAACTCGAGGACCTGAACCTTGCGGCGAAGGAGCAGCGCAGGAACCGGGTTGCGGCCGATGTGATTCGTGAAGAGCGGTTGAAGTACCTGACCGATGAGAGGCGGATCAAGGCCGTGACGGTGTTGTTCAGCGATCTCGAAGGCCGTCTGCACATGCTGGACTACGACAAGAAGTTCCTGGTGAAGAGCTATGACAACCTGACGTTTGACGGCTCGTCGATTCGCGGATTTACGGCGCAGCGGGAGAGCGATCTGCGGCTGGGGATCGATTGGAGCGCGTTTTACTGGGTGCCGGCGGATGTGTTTGGCGCGGGCAAGGTGATGGTGTTCGGCGAGGTGATCGATAAGAACGGCGCGACGTACAGCGCTGATATTCGCGGGGTGCTGAAGCAGTTTTCGCAGGAGCTGTTCGATAAGAACGGCTACACGTTGAATGCGGCGAATGAGATTGAAGGGTTTCTGTTTGAAGGCATCGACGCTGAGCGGAGCTATCACGATACGGGGAGCTTCGAGTATGTGAACAAGGGCGGGTACTATCACTCGCTCCCCGGGGATCCGCTACGGGAGTTCATCGACACGACGGCTGAAGTTCAGCGCGCGATGGGCTTCGAGAATGAGAAGGACCATCCTGAGGTTGCGCCTTCGCAGTTTGAGATTAACTATAGCTATGGTGAGGTGGTTGCAGCTGCGGACCAGATTCAGCTCTACAAGCTGATCTGCCGGCAGGTTGCGACACAGATGGGAATGACCGCGAGCTTTCTGCCGAAGCCGGTTGTCGGCGTGAACGGCAGCGGCATGCATACGAATATTTCGATCACCAAGGGCGGGAAGAATCTTTTCTGGGATCCGAAGGGTGAGGAGAAGATCTCGAAGATGGCGTGGCAGTTTACGGATCGCATTTTGACGCATGGCAATGATATTTGCCTGCTGCTGAATGCGAGTGTGAACGCATATCGCCGGCTCGATCCTCACTTTGAGGCGCCGAACCAGATCAAGGCTTCGGCTACCGATCGCGGGTCGATGGTTCGGATTCCGATTGGGAATGAGAAGTCGGCGCGTGTGGAGGTTCGTTCGGTTGGGCCAGATGCGAATCCTTACCTGGTGCTGTACTCGATCTTCAAGAGCGGTTTACATGGGGAGACTTCGAAGATCAAGAACCTGCGTCAGGCGGAGAGGTATCTGCCGGACAATGTCTACACGGCGCTGGAGAACTTCCGTGCGGCGGAGTGGACGACGACGTTGCTGGGCGAGGATGTGAAGGCTCGGTACGCGGATCTGAAGCAGGCCTCGGCGGATCGCTGTGCGCGGCTGCTGGGGACGATCGTGAAGGCGCCCGAGGTGCAGTTTCATCACGATGTTTATAATCAGCTGCTCTGGAATATCTTCTAG
- a CDS encoding SIMPL domain-containing protein produces MRGGLLHSAAVVRMEGFSLDTERSSLFAPAAVVGVCLLLGLVVGGWVLGSQIKDLKLGDRYVTVKGLVERTVKSDTAIWPVSFKEAGNDLPQVFAKSETDKNSVLKFFATQGVQPNEISVGQIKVTDKLANEYGGTNTGPRYIVEQTVTVQSKDVDRIAKAGQKTAELVQAGIVVGGGNGQGGIRYEFTGLNALKPDMITEATRNARASADRFAADSGSQVGSIRSANQGVFSISPAGGIEEGVVAQDEGGSGMPSSDASIMKKVRVVSTVDYYLVR; encoded by the coding sequence ATGAGAGGTGGGCTGCTGCATTCTGCTGCTGTTGTGCGGATGGAGGGTTTCTCTCTGGATACGGAACGGTCTTCGTTGTTTGCTCCTGCGGCGGTGGTTGGAGTTTGTTTGCTGCTGGGGCTGGTGGTGGGTGGGTGGGTGCTCGGGTCGCAGATCAAAGACCTGAAGCTGGGGGATCGGTATGTGACGGTGAAGGGGCTCGTGGAGCGGACGGTGAAGTCGGATACTGCGATCTGGCCGGTGAGCTTCAAGGAGGCGGGGAACGATCTGCCGCAGGTATTTGCGAAGAGTGAGACAGATAAGAATTCGGTGTTGAAGTTCTTTGCGACGCAGGGAGTGCAACCGAACGAGATTTCGGTGGGGCAGATTAAGGTAACGGACAAGCTGGCGAATGAATACGGCGGGACTAATACCGGGCCGCGATACATTGTGGAGCAGACGGTGACGGTGCAGTCGAAGGACGTGGACAGGATTGCGAAGGCGGGGCAGAAGACGGCGGAGCTGGTGCAGGCGGGGATCGTAGTTGGTGGAGGGAACGGGCAGGGTGGGATTCGGTATGAATTTACGGGGCTGAATGCGTTGAAGCCGGACATGATTACAGAGGCGACGAGGAATGCGCGGGCTTCAGCGGATCGGTTTGCGGCGGATTCGGGAAGTCAGGTGGGGTCGATTCGTTCGGCGAATCAGGGAGTGTTCTCAATCTCGCCTGCGGGTGGAATTGAGGAAGGGGTCGTCGCACAGGATGAAGGCGGCTCAGGCATGCCAAGCTCGGACGCGAGCATCATGAAGAAGGTGCGCGTGGTGTCGACGGTGGATTATTATCTTGTTCGATAA
- a CDS encoding NADP-dependent isocitrate dehydrogenase, producing the protein MQTSYNGIPVPANGQAIEYSNGKFTIPDHPIIPFIEGDGTGRDIWKASQRVFDAAVAKAYGGKRSVAWYEVLAGEKAYRQTKNWLPDDTVKATVDFRVSIKGPLTTPVGGGIRSLNVALRQLMDLYQCVRPVKYYAGVPSPVKHPEKLNVVIFRENTEDIYAGIEFRQGTPEADKFIAFVNDDMLKGTKKKIRLDSGVGVKPISITGSKRLVRAAIQYALDNKRKTVTLVHKGNIQKFTEGAFREWGYEVASQEFREQTVTERESWILGNVEANPKLTPEENAALIEPGIEFAAKEFGEEVIAEVKSVLASIGESHGGGKWKTKILINDRIADSIFQQIILRPEDYSVLATTNLNGDYISDAAAAQVGGLGIAPGGNIGDGYAVFEATHGTAPKYADKDVINPGSVILSGVMLFDFLGWTEAARLIESSMEKTIGQKFVTYDFERGMQGATKAKTSEFATRMIENM; encoded by the coding sequence ATGCAAACGAGCTACAACGGGATTCCAGTGCCGGCGAATGGGCAGGCGATCGAGTACAGCAACGGGAAGTTTACGATTCCCGACCATCCGATTATTCCGTTTATCGAGGGAGATGGGACGGGGCGAGATATCTGGAAGGCTTCGCAGCGAGTGTTCGATGCGGCCGTGGCGAAGGCTTATGGCGGGAAGCGGTCAGTGGCGTGGTATGAGGTGCTGGCAGGGGAGAAGGCTTATCGCCAGACGAAGAACTGGTTGCCTGATGACACGGTGAAAGCTACAGTGGATTTTCGCGTGTCGATCAAAGGGCCACTGACGACGCCGGTGGGTGGTGGGATTCGCAGCTTGAATGTGGCGCTGCGGCAGTTGATGGATCTTTACCAGTGTGTGCGGCCGGTGAAGTACTACGCGGGTGTGCCGAGCCCGGTGAAACATCCGGAGAAGTTGAATGTGGTGATCTTCCGGGAGAATACGGAGGACATTTATGCGGGGATCGAGTTTCGGCAGGGTACGCCTGAGGCTGACAAGTTCATCGCGTTTGTGAACGACGACATGCTGAAGGGGACCAAGAAGAAGATTCGGCTGGACTCGGGTGTGGGGGTGAAGCCGATCTCGATTACGGGGTCGAAACGACTGGTGCGAGCGGCGATTCAGTATGCGCTCGATAACAAACGCAAGACCGTGACGCTGGTGCATAAAGGAAATATTCAGAAGTTCACCGAAGGGGCCTTCCGCGAGTGGGGGTATGAGGTTGCTTCGCAGGAGTTTCGTGAGCAGACGGTGACAGAGCGCGAGAGTTGGATTCTGGGTAACGTCGAGGCGAATCCTAAGCTGACGCCGGAGGAGAACGCTGCACTGATTGAGCCGGGCATTGAGTTTGCGGCCAAGGAGTTTGGTGAAGAGGTGATCGCTGAGGTGAAGTCGGTTCTGGCTTCGATTGGTGAGTCGCACGGCGGCGGCAAGTGGAAGACGAAGATACTGATCAACGATCGGATTGCGGACTCGATCTTTCAGCAGATTATTTTGCGGCCTGAGGACTACAGCGTGCTGGCGACGACAAATCTGAATGGAGATTATATTTCGGATGCTGCTGCGGCCCAGGTCGGCGGGTTGGGAATTGCGCCGGGTGGGAATATCGGCGATGGATACGCAGTGTTCGAAGCGACACACGGCACGGCTCCGAAGTATGCGGACAAAGATGTGATCAATCCTGGGTCGGTGATTCTTTCGGGCGTGATGCTGTTTGATTTTCTGGGATGGACCGAGGCGGCGAGGCTGATCGAAAGCTCGATGGAGAAGACGATTGGGCAGAAGTTCGTGACGTACGACTTCGAGCGCGGGATGCAGGGTGCGACGAAGGCGAAGACGAGCGAGTTTGCGACGCGCATGATCGAGAACATGTAG
- the mdh gene encoding malate dehydrogenase, translating to MRKKVTIVGSGNVGATAAHWIAAKELADVVLLDVVEGVPQGKALDLLQAMPIEKRDCSIIGTNDYADTANSDVVVITAGIARKPGMSRDDLLTTNHGIMSKVVGEVVKASPNTIIIVVSNPLDAMAQTAFKQAGFPRERVIGMAGVLDSARFRTFIAEELKVSVENVTAFVLGGHGDTMVPLSRYSTMAGIPITELIAPDRLKELETRTANGGAEIVKHLKTGSAYYAPSAAAVEMVEAILKDKKKILPCAAYLQGEYGITGLYVGVPCKLGAKGLEQIIEIKLTPEEQAALQKSADSVKELCTVIGVA from the coding sequence ATGCGGAAGAAGGTAACTATTGTTGGTTCAGGTAACGTGGGAGCGACTGCTGCGCACTGGATTGCGGCGAAGGAGCTTGCGGATGTGGTGTTGCTGGATGTTGTCGAGGGGGTGCCGCAGGGGAAGGCGCTCGACCTGCTGCAGGCGATGCCGATTGAGAAGCGAGACTGCAGCATTATCGGGACCAACGATTATGCGGATACGGCGAACTCCGATGTGGTGGTGATTACGGCGGGGATTGCGCGCAAGCCGGGGATGAGTCGCGACGATCTGCTGACGACGAATCATGGGATTATGTCGAAGGTGGTGGGCGAGGTGGTGAAGGCGTCGCCGAATACGATCATCATTGTGGTGTCGAATCCGCTGGATGCAATGGCGCAGACCGCGTTCAAGCAGGCTGGGTTTCCGCGTGAGCGCGTGATTGGGATGGCTGGTGTTTTGGATTCGGCTCGGTTCCGGACGTTTATCGCGGAGGAGTTGAAGGTTTCGGTGGAGAATGTGACGGCGTTTGTGCTGGGGGGCCATGGCGATACGATGGTGCCGCTGTCGCGGTACTCGACGATGGCGGGAATTCCGATTACGGAGTTGATTGCGCCGGATCGGTTGAAGGAGTTGGAGACGCGTACGGCCAATGGCGGCGCGGAGATTGTGAAACACCTAAAGACAGGTTCGGCTTACTACGCCCCGAGCGCTGCGGCGGTGGAGATGGTTGAGGCGATCCTGAAGGATAAGAAGAAGATTTTGCCTTGTGCGGCTTATCTGCAGGGAGAGTACGGGATCACGGGCTTATATGTTGGCGTGCCTTGCAAGCTTGGGGCGAAGGGACTCGAGCAGATTATTGAGATCAAGCTGACGCCGGAGGAGCAGGCGGCGCTGCAGAAGAGTGCTGATTCGGTGAAGGAGCTTTGCACTGTGATTGGGGTGGCGTAA
- a CDS encoding class I SAM-dependent methyltransferase, with amino-acid sequence MDTSTDTFYDDLADHYHLIFKDWSQSIERQAATLGPLLERYTTQVAPRVLDCACGIGTQTLGLSMRGHSLVASDQSRASVARAAREASLRGLKIQFHVADMRDLSPIPEENFDVVLAADNALPHLLLREDRDQALREIAGKLRPDGIVVATIRDYDHLIQTRPSIQAPSMYGPRGQRRIVHQVWDWDGEEYDVHLYLSFERSAQWTVKHYVSRYRALLRNDLSTSLHDAGFTTIQWLEPAETKFYQPVLIARK; translated from the coding sequence ATGGACACATCGACGGACACCTTCTATGACGATTTGGCCGACCACTACCATCTCATCTTCAAGGATTGGAGCCAAAGCATCGAGAGACAGGCAGCAACTCTCGGCCCGTTGTTGGAGCGATATACAACTCAAGTCGCGCCTCGAGTTCTGGACTGTGCCTGTGGAATAGGAACTCAAACCCTCGGCTTATCCATGCGAGGCCATAGCCTCGTTGCCTCTGATCAAAGTCGAGCCTCCGTCGCACGCGCAGCAAGAGAAGCCAGCCTTCGAGGACTGAAGATTCAGTTTCACGTAGCGGACATGCGTGATCTCAGTCCCATCCCTGAAGAAAACTTTGATGTCGTTCTAGCCGCAGACAATGCGCTACCCCACCTGCTCCTCAGAGAAGATCGCGATCAGGCATTACGCGAGATAGCTGGCAAACTGAGACCCGACGGCATAGTGGTAGCGACGATTCGAGACTACGATCACCTGATTCAAACACGTCCGTCCATACAAGCCCCCTCAATGTACGGACCAAGAGGCCAGCGCCGCATCGTTCATCAGGTCTGGGATTGGGACGGCGAGGAATACGACGTCCATCTCTATCTCTCCTTCGAAAGATCAGCACAATGGACGGTAAAGCATTACGTCTCCCGTTATCGCGCCTTACTCCGAAACGATCTCTCCACCTCTCTTCACGATGCCGGCTTCACCACGATTCAGTGGCTTGAACCCGCAGAGACAAAGTTCTATCAGCCTGTCCTCATCGCAAGAAAGTAA
- a CDS encoding peptidylprolyl isomerase produces MPTKPGTYATFKTTEGTVVCELFEKDAPDTVANFIGLAEGTKEWNSRSKKGAKLYDGTIFHRVIPQFMIQGGDPEGTGMGGPGYKFADETKGSRHGFQEKGKLAMANAGPNTNGSQFFITVADTSWLTGKHTIFGEVVEGYDIVEKISKVSKDGMDRPKTPVVLESVTIERIA; encoded by the coding sequence ATGCCCACCAAACCTGGCACCTACGCCACATTCAAGACCACCGAAGGAACCGTCGTCTGCGAGCTCTTCGAGAAGGACGCGCCCGACACCGTCGCCAACTTCATCGGCCTCGCCGAAGGCACCAAGGAGTGGAACAGTCGCAGCAAGAAGGGCGCAAAGCTCTACGACGGAACCATCTTCCACCGCGTCATCCCCCAGTTCATGATCCAGGGCGGCGACCCCGAAGGCACCGGCATGGGCGGCCCCGGCTACAAGTTCGCCGACGAGACCAAGGGCTCCAGGCACGGCTTCCAGGAAAAAGGAAAGCTAGCCATGGCGAACGCCGGCCCCAACACCAACGGCAGCCAGTTCTTCATCACCGTCGCCGACACCAGCTGGCTCACCGGCAAGCACACGATCTTTGGCGAAGTAGTCGAAGGCTACGACATCGTCGAAAAAATCTCCAAGGTCAGTAAAGACGGCATGGACCGCCCCAAAACCCCAGTCGTCCTCGAGTCCGTCACCATCGAACGTATCGCCTAA
- a CDS encoding peptidylprolyl isomerase encodes MMLRTLALSLALAASAQAQSTPPPPADALPDAPSTTNNIKAPVVPTGPTAVIDTTMGRLTCKLYDKQAPVTVANFIGLAEGSKDWTDPKTLQKMHHQPFYNGTTFHRVIPNFMIQGGDRVGDGTGDPGYFFQDEIDPDLTFDQAGLLAMANAGPGPSGGGTNGSQFFITETEVPQLNGKHTIFGQCDAHTALLVASIARVDRNSSDKPLTPVVINRVTIVRDGQPMPPLPVASTAAPAAPATPATAAAPPK; translated from the coding sequence ATGATGCTTCGTACTCTCGCACTCTCCCTGGCCCTCGCCGCATCCGCCCAGGCGCAGTCGACCCCACCGCCCCCCGCCGACGCTCTACCCGACGCCCCCAGCACCACCAACAACATCAAGGCCCCCGTCGTCCCCACCGGCCCCACCGCCGTCATCGACACCACCATGGGCCGCCTCACCTGCAAACTCTACGACAAGCAAGCCCCCGTCACCGTCGCCAATTTTATAGGCCTGGCCGAGGGCAGCAAAGACTGGACCGATCCCAAGACCCTCCAGAAGATGCACCATCAGCCCTTCTACAACGGCACCACCTTCCACCGAGTCATTCCCAACTTCATGATCCAGGGCGGCGACCGCGTCGGCGACGGCACCGGCGATCCCGGCTACTTCTTTCAGGACGAGATCGACCCCGACCTCACCTTCGACCAGGCCGGTCTCCTCGCCATGGCCAACGCCGGCCCCGGCCCCTCAGGCGGTGGCACCAACGGCTCGCAGTTCTTCATCACGGAAACCGAAGTCCCGCAACTCAACGGCAAACACACCATCTTCGGCCAGTGCGACGCCCACACCGCTCTGCTCGTAGCCTCCATCGCGCGCGTCGATCGCAACTCGAGCGACAAGCCACTCACCCCGGTCGTTATCAATCGCGTCACCATCGTGCGCGACGGCCAGCCCATGCCTCCGCTCCCGGTGGCATCCACAGCGGCGCCTGCAGCACCTGCGACACCAGCTACCGCTGCCGCCCCGCCCAAATAA
- a CDS encoding DUF1440 domain-containing protein produces MRRDKPSVLRGIVTGIAAGITATLIMDQFQKLVAAGQKVAEKQIKLTQGEPEDKIVHDQQQQERQAAQQEGSTEIVARKIAEVSGTQLDDEKKKAAGQAVHYTFGTLMGVVYSVSAELLPEVTTGAGTAFGTLLFLAADEVAVPALQLSPSQTDTPATDHLQHWAAHVVYGGCLELMRSLIRRIL; encoded by the coding sequence ATGCGTCGAGACAAACCATCTGTCCTAAGAGGAATCGTCACAGGAATCGCTGCGGGTATCACCGCGACCCTCATCATGGATCAGTTTCAAAAGCTCGTTGCAGCAGGCCAAAAAGTTGCTGAGAAGCAGATTAAACTGACCCAGGGAGAGCCGGAAGACAAGATCGTCCATGATCAACAGCAACAGGAACGCCAGGCCGCTCAACAAGAGGGCTCAACTGAAATCGTTGCTCGTAAGATCGCGGAAGTTTCGGGAACCCAACTCGACGACGAAAAAAAGAAAGCCGCCGGCCAGGCCGTTCACTACACCTTTGGCACGCTGATGGGAGTCGTTTATAGCGTCTCGGCGGAACTCCTTCCCGAAGTCACCACCGGCGCCGGAACCGCCTTCGGCACTCTTCTCTTCCTCGCCGCAGACGAAGTCGCCGTGCCCGCCCTCCAACTCTCGCCGTCTCAGACAGACACTCCAGCCACCGACCATCTCCAACACTGGGCCGCGCACGTCGTCTACGGGGGCTGTCTGGAACTCATGCGCAGCCTCATTCGACGCATTCTGTGA
- a CDS encoding putative quinol monooxygenase: MAKFALYAELKAKPGKEADVEAFLKKGAEMAKEEAGTVHWYGFQEDKGGFFGVFDTFNDEAGRDAHLNGEIAKALMANAETLFSEAPKIHKISLIAEKI; encoded by the coding sequence ATGGCGAAGTTTGCGTTGTATGCGGAGTTGAAGGCGAAACCGGGGAAAGAAGCGGATGTCGAGGCTTTCCTGAAGAAAGGTGCGGAGATGGCAAAGGAAGAGGCCGGGACCGTGCACTGGTATGGGTTCCAGGAAGATAAAGGTGGGTTTTTTGGCGTGTTCGACACCTTCAACGATGAAGCAGGGCGCGATGCTCATCTGAATGGGGAGATTGCGAAGGCGTTGATGGCGAATGCGGAGACGCTGTTTTCGGAGGCTCCGAAGATTCACAAGATTAGTTTGATCGCTGAGAAAATCTAG